The following proteins are co-located in the Besnoitia besnoiti strain Bb-Ger1 chromosome Unknown contig00007, whole genome shotgun sequence genome:
- a CDS encoding KRUF family protein (encoded by transcript BESB_071500) encodes MMVTVPMLLAALAAAISRYTEHPTLCFARPQRIWALWTWGRSPCTLTLLYLGIESSFRLALAAHLSKVDPNDDPDGAGGTSDAASDQESQSHSRQDSSTTGSDEAASPVQERTPAGESQSSLEAHSPHQESAEAAGSHERKRGKSSTTTQAAPWKFARSVRVPGVGETTYSALTTQRMRMTAAEIRREWSREAVNVAASIGCQSLKRGKLPSASELVDMEMPIRKRFRTRSGARLEEAAELERRAEEIERQLQAAGIQVPAPLEANEAVGDIQVDSDENAAGRRPRHCASGGKRRTQTRAATDPRRRPSEPQAGTSLGTSLLASSIEVRGHEGVTYAELAIRQLRRSAAALTQSWGDRNAYTVNHFADRLRREKLNPTLKQLRRWNKSALAAHRTRSGPRLVEARALLDNAQLLETQMREAGVSLPSEVDRPVGGASQEPTSRQHSGPSSTSAGPVRTFAEVAAAKLRREAADLRLTWGAGKSMYTAQFLADHMARYNNPNPGASLLKQWTYQAVNRYNRMADGKLSLAAALDAEAEDIEKEVAAVIPRARDPESDSSDQEGAQDPRETPTSTGPSSSPTAHSGAGPSVTAALSSVPSLWFAPATSVGDYVRRTGSALWTPPGPSSLTRRAAPAGQQTGAGQVATSARTGGTRQEQTSSSGDSLGRGELPRPAPTSRELPPTRRSAAPGSPPAKRARLLSRGSPGAGSAGPHSPIPPSPAQAPPRSPTAYTQTQPPAAPLLVSTAPPSGAAVGPLATRLPPHMLPLKKRPRHSDTGGDRT; translated from the exons ATGATGGTGACCGTGCCGATGTTGTTGGCGGCGTTGGCTGCCGCCATCAGCCGCTATACTGAACATCCTACGTTGTGTTTCGCGCGTCCTCAGCGGATCTGGGCCCTTTGGACTTGGGGTCGATCTCCGTGCACGCTGACACTCCTCTACCTCGGAATCGAGAGCTCATTCCGTCTCGCTCTTGCTGCCCACCTGTCGAAGGTGGACCCGAACGACGATCCTGACGGAGCCGGGGGCACCTCAGACGCAGCCTCGGACCAGGAGTCTCAGTCCCATTCGCGGCAGGATTCCAGCACCActggcagcgacgaggcggcttCTCCTGTTCAGGAGCGCACTCCGGCGGGCGAGTCGCAGTCCAGTCTCGAAGCCCATTCCCCCC ATCAGGAGTCAGCTGAAGCCGCTGGCAGTCATGAACGGAAACGCGGTAAATCGTCAACAACAACACAGGCTGCGCCGTGGAAATTCGCCCGGTCAGTTCGTGTACCTGGCGTTGGAGAGACAACATACAGCGCTttgacgacgcagagaatGAGAATGACCGCTGCGGAAATTCGAAGAGAATGGTCGAGGGAGGCCGTAAACGTTGCTGCGTCCATCGGATGCCAGTCACTGAAGCGAGGGAAACTTCCTAGTGCTTCAGAACTGGTCGATATGGAAATGCCAATTCGCAAACGGTTCAGGACGCGTAGTGGGGCGCGCCTagaagaagctgcggagTTGGAAAGGAGAGCCGAAGAGATAGAGAGGCAGCTTCAGGCAGCCGGGATACAAGTGCCGGCTCCCCTGGAAGCCAATGAAGCAGTCGGGGATATCCAGGTAGATTCTGATGAAAATGCAGCAG GCCGGCGACCGAGGCACTGCGCGAGTGGGGGCAAAAGgagaacgcagacgagggcggcgaccgaCCCGCGACGTCGCCCTTCGGAGCCACAGGCCGGCACCTCGTTAGGCACTTCACTGCTGGCTAGCTCCATCGAGGTGCGCGGCCACGAGGGTGTCACGTACGCGGAGTTGGCCATTCGACAACTGAGGCGCTCGGCAGCCGCCTTGACACAGTCATGGGGCGACCGGAACGCCTATACCGTCAACCACTTTGCTGACCGATTGCGTCGGGAGAAGCTCAACCCAACCCTCAAACAGCTTCGACGGTGGAATAAGTCTGCGCTGGCTGCGCATCGAACCCGCTCAGGTCCGAGGTTGGTTGAGGCACGAGCTTTGCTAGACAATGCCCAATTACTGGAGACGCAGATGAGGGAGGCTGGAGTATCTTTACCATCCGAAGTGGATCGCCCCGTGGGCGGCGCTTCTCAGGAACCAACTTCCAGACAACATTCGG GGCCGTCAAGCACGTCTGCGGGTCCTGTGCGAACGTTTGCGGAGGTTGCCGCTGCCAagctgcggagagaagcTGCAGATCTTCGGCTCACCTGGGGGGCTGGAAAATCTATGTACACGGCACAGTTTCTTGCTGACCATATGGCGCGGTACAACAACCCGAATCCCGGTGCCAGTCTACTCAAGCAATGGACGTACCAGGCGGTGAACCGATACAATCGGATGGCAGATGGGAAGCTCtcactcgccgcggcgctagatgcagaggcggaagacatAGAAAAAGAAGTGGCGGCCGTCATACCGCGCGCACGGGACCCCGAGTCGGATTCGTCGGACCAGGAAGGCGCTCAAG ATCCCCGTGAAACACCAACTAGCACAGGGCCATCGTCGTCCCCTACCGCACACTCCGGCGCGGGTCCGAGTGTCACAGCGGCGCTGTCATCGGTGCCGTCTCTTTGGTTCGCGCCCGCTACTTCCGTGGGCGACTACGTCCGACGCACCGGTTCCGCCCTCTGGACGCCACCGGGCCCCTCTTCTCTGACTCGTCGCGCGGCACCAGCAGGCCAGCAGACGGGCGCAGGACAGGTGGCGACGAGCGCACGCACTGGGGGCACACGACAGGAGCAGACATCGAGTTCGGGTGACAGCTTGGGTCGAGGCGAACTACCGCGGCCGGCCCCCACAAGCCGAGAACTCCCCCCAACACGCCGCTCAGCTGCACCTGGTTCGCCCCCTGCCAAAAGGGCCCGACTGCTGTCCAGGGGCTCACCAggcgctggcagcgccgGGCCCCATTCGCCTATCCCCccgtctcctgcgcaggcgccaccAAGGTCACCAACAGCATATACCCAGACTCAAcctccagctgcgcctctgctcgTCAGCACCGCCCCCCCATCTGGCGCAGCCGTCGGTCCGTTAGCcacgcgccttccgcctcatATGTTACCGCTGAAGAAGCGGCCCCGCCATAGTGATACGGGTGGCGACCGCACATAG
- a CDS encoding KRUF family protein (encoded by transcript BESB_071510), whose amino-acid sequence MMVTVPMLLAALAAVISRYTEHPTLCFARPQRIWALWTWGRSPCTLTLLYLGIESSFRLALAAHLSKVDPNDDPDGAGGTSDAASDQESQSHSRQDSRTTGSDEAASPVQERTPAGESQSSLEAHSPHQESAEAAGSHERKRGKSSTTTQAAPWKFARRFRMRSGARLEEAAELERRAEEIERQLQAAGIQVPAPLEANEAVGDIQVASDENAAGRRPRHCASGGKRRTQTRAATDPRRRPSEPQAGTSLGTSLLASSIEVRGHEGVTYAELAIRQLRRSAAALTRFWGDRNAYTVNNIADRLRREKMDPTLKQLRRWYKIARIMHYARSGSRLDEARALLDKAQLLETQMREAGVSLPSEVDRPVGGASQEPTSRQHSGPSSTSAGPVRTFAEVAAAKLRREAADLRLTWGAGKSMYTAQFLADHMARYNNPNPGASLLKQWTYQAVNQYNRMADGKLSLAAALDAEAKDIEKEVVAVIPRARDPESDSSDQEGAQDPRETPTSTGPSSSPTAHSGAGPSVTAAPSSVPSLWFAPATSVGDYVRRTGSALWTPPGPSSLTRRAAPAGQQTGAGQVATSARTGGTRQEQTSSSGDSLGRGELPRPAPTSRELPPTRRSAAPGSPPAKRARLLSRGSPGAGSAGPHSPIPPSPAQAPPRSPTAYTQTQPPAAPLLVSTAPPSGAAVGPLATRLPPHMLPLKKRPRHSDTGGDRT is encoded by the exons ATGATGGTGACCGTGCCGATGTTGTTGGCGGCGTTGGCTGCCGTCATCAGCCGCTATACTGAACATCCTACGTTGTGTTTCGCGCGTCCTCAGCGGATCTGGGCCCTTTGGACTTGGGGTCGATCTCCGTGCACGCTGACACTCCTCTACCTCGGAATCGAGAGCTCATTCCGTCTCGCTCTTGCTGCCCACCTGTCGAAGGTGGACCCGAACGACGATCCTGACGGAGCCGGGGGCACCTCAGACGCAGCCTCGGACCAGGAGTCTCAGTCCCATTCGCGGCAGGATTCCCGCACCActggcagcgacgaggcggcttCTCCTGTTCAGGAGCGCACTCCGGCGGGCGAGTCGCAATCCAGTCTCGAAGCCCATTCCCCCC ATCAGGAGTCAGCTGAAGCCGCTGGCAGTCATGAACGGAAACGCGGTAAATCGTCAACAACAACACAGGCTGCGCCGTGGAAATTCGCCCG ACGGTTCAGGATGCGTAGTGGGGCGCGCCTagaagaagctgcggagTTGGAAAGGAGAGCCGAAGAGATAGAGAGGCAGCTTCAGGCAGCCGGGATACAAGTGCCGGCTCCCCTGGAAGCCAATGAAGCAGTCGGGGATATCCAGGTAGCTTCTGATGAAAATGCAGCAG GCCGGCGACCGAGGCACTGCGCGAGTGGGGGCAAAAGgagaacgcagacgagggcggcgaccgaCCCGCGACGTCGCCCTTCGGAGCCACAGGCCGGCACCTCGTTAGGCACTTCACTGCTGGCTAGCTCCATCGAGGTGCGCGGCCACGAGGGTGTCACGTACGCGGAGTTGGCCATTCGACAACTGAGGCGCTCGGCAGCCGCCTTGACACGGTTCTGGGGCGACCGGAACGCCTATACCGTCAACAACATTGCTGACCGACTGCGTCGGGAGAAGATGGACCCAACCCTCAAACAGCTTCGACGGTGGTATAAGATTGCGCGGATTATGCATTATGCCCGTTCAGGTTCCAGGTTGGATGAGGCACGAGCTTTGCTAGACAAGGCCCAATTACTGGAGACGCAGATGAGGGAGGCTGGAGTATCTTTACCATCCGAAGTGGATCGCCCCGTGGGCGGCGCTTCTCAGGAACCAACTTCCAGACAACATTCGG GGCCGTCAAGCACGTCTGCGGGTCCTGTGCGAACGTTTGCGGAGGTTGCCGCTGCCAagctgcggagagaagcTGCAGATCTTCGGCTCACCTGGGGGGCTGGAAAATCTATGTACACGGCACAGTTTCTTGCTGACCATATGGCGCGGTACAACAACCCGAATCCCGGTGCCAGTCTACTCAAGCAATGGACGTACCAGGCTGTGAACCAATACAATCGGATGGCAGATGGGAAGCTCtcactcgccgcggcgctagatgcagaggcgaaagacaTAGAAAAAGAAGTCGTGGCCGTCATACCGCGCGCACGGGACCCCGAGTCGGATTCGTCGGACCAGGAAGGCGCTCAAG ATCCCCGTGAAACACCAACTAGCACAGGGCCATCGTCGTCCCCTACCGCCCACTCCGGCGCGGGTCCGAGTGTCACAGCGGCGCCGTCATCGGTGCCGTCTCTTTGGTTCGCGCCCGCTACTTCCGTGGGCGACTACGTCCGACGCACCGGTTCCGCCCTCTGGACGCCACCGGGCCCCTCTTCTCTGACTCGTCGCGCGGCACCAGCAGGCCAGCAGACGGGCGCAGGACAGGTGGCGACGAGCGCACGCACTGGGGGCACACGACAGGAGCAGACATCGAGTTCGGGTGACAGCTTGGGTCGAGGCGAACTACCGCGGCCGGCCCCCACGAGCCGAGAACTCCCCCCAACACGCCGCTCAGCTGCACCTGGTTCTCCCCCTGCCAAAAGGGCCCGACTGCTGTCCAGGGGCTCACCAggcgctggcagcgccgGGCCCCATTCGCCTATCCCCccgtctcctgcgcaggcgccaccAAGGTCACCAACAGCATATACCCAGACTCAAcctccagctgcgcctctgctcgTCAGCACCGCCCCCCCATCTGGCGCAGCCGTCGGTCCGTTAGCcacgcgccttccgcctcatATGTTACCGCTGAAGAAGCGGCCCCGCCATAGTGATACGGGTGGCGACCGCACATAG
- a CDS encoding KRUF family protein (encoded by transcript BESB_071520) — translation MAELEEQIQLGESWLQRRDGGMKDPGEGTSAQAAPPGPSTSANFCASSPGRRPRHCASGGKRRTQTRAATDPRRRPSEPQAGTSLGTSLLASSIEVRGHEGVTYAELAIRQLRRSAAALTQSWGDRNAYTVNNIADRLRREKMDPTLQQLRRWYKIAHDYHRARSGTRLDEARALLDKAQLLETQMREAGVSLPSEVDRPVGGASQEPTSRQHSGPSSTSAGPVRTFAEVAAAKLRREAADLRLTWGAGKSMYTAQFLADHMARNNNPNPGASLLMKWRCEAVNRYNRVADGKLSLAAALDAEAEDIEKEVVAVIPRARDPESDSSDQEGAQDPRETPTSTGPSSSPTAHSGAGPSVTAAPSSVPSLWFAPATSVGDYVRRTGSALWTPPGPSSLTRRAAPAGQQTGAGQVATSARTGGTRQEQTSSSGDSLGRGELPRPAPTSRELPPTRRSAAPGSPPAKRARLLSRGSPGAGSAGPHSPIPPSPAQAPPRSPTAYTQTQPPAAPLLVSTAPPSGAAVGPLATRLPPHMLPLKKRPRHSDTGGDRT, via the exons CAGCGCCTCCCGGGCCTTCCACAAGTGCCAACTTTTGCGCAAGCTCACCAG GCCGGCGACCGAGGCACTGCGCGAGTGGGGGCAAAAGgagaacgcagacgagggcggcgaccgaCCCGCGACGTCGCCCTTCGGAGCCACAGGCCGGCACCTCGTTAGGCACTTCACTGCTGGCTAGCTCCATCGAGGTGCGCGGCCACGAGGGTGTCACGTACGCGGAGTTGGCCATTCGACAACTGAGGCGCTCGGCAGCCGCCTTGACACAGTCATGGGGCGACCGGAACGCCTATACCGTCAACAACATTGCTGACCGACTGCGTCGGGAGAAGATGGACCCAACCCTCCAACAGCTTCGACGGTGGTATAAGATTGCGCATGATTATCATCGAGCCCGTTCAGGTACCAGGTTGGATGAGGCACGAGCTTTGCTAGACAAGGCCCAATTACTGGAGACGCAGATGAGGGAGGCTGGAGTATCTTTACCATCCGAAGTGGATCGCCCCGTGGGTGGCGCGTCTCAGGAACCAACTTCCAGACAACATTCGG GGCCGTCAAGCACGTCTGCGGGTCCTGTGCGAACGTTTGCGGAGGTTGCCGCTGCCAagctgcggagagaagcTGCAGATCTTCGGCTCACCTGGGGGGCTGGAAAATCTATGTACACGGCACAGTTTCTTGCTGACCATATGGCGCGGAACAACAACCCGAATCCCGGTGCCAGTCTACTCATGAAATGGAGGTGCGAGGCGGTGAACCGATACAATCGGGTGGCAGATGGGAAGCTCtcactcgccgcggcgctagatgcagaggcggaagacatAGAAAAAGAAGTCGTGGCCGTCATACCGCGCGCACGGGACCCCGAGTCGGATTCGTCGGACCAGGAAGGCGCTCAAG ATCCCCGTGAAACACCAACTAGCACAGGGCCATCGTCGTCCCCTACCGCCCACTCCGGCGCGGGTCCGAGTGTCACAGCGGCGCCGTCATCGGTGCCGTCTCTTTGGTTCGCGCCCGCTACTTCCGTGGGCGACTACGTCCGACGCACCGGTTCCGCCCTCTGGACGCCACCGGGCCCCTCTTCTCTGACTCGTCGCGCGGCACCAGCAGGCCAGCAGACGGGCGCAGGACAGGTGGCGACGAGCGCACGCACTGGGGGCACACGACAGGAGCAGACATCGAGTTCGGGTGACAGCTTAGGTCGAGGCGAACTACCGCGGCCGGCCCCCACAAGCCGAGAACTCCCCCCAACACGCCGCTCAGCTGCACCTGGTTCGCCCCCTGCCAAAAGGGCCCGACTGCTGTCCAGGGGCTCACCAggcgctggcagcgccgGGCCCCATTCGCCTATCCCCccgtctcctgcgcaggcgccaccAAGGTCACCAACAGCATATACCCAGACTCAAcctccagctgcgcctctgctcgTCAGCACCGCCCCCCCATCTGGCGCAGCCGTCGGTCCGTTAGCcacgcgccttccgcctcatATGTTACCGCTGAAGAAGCGGCCCCGCCATAGTGATACGGGTGGCGACCGCACATAG